From the genome of Colletotrichum higginsianum IMI 349063 chromosome 4, whole genome shotgun sequence, one region includes:
- a CDS encoding Quinate permease, with product MGILAVVEERPTPPSVYNWRIYALACIASCGSCMIGYTSAFIGTTVALDSFKSEFGLDRLSTTERNLISENIVSLFVAGAFFGALLTYCLSHFIGRKWCLAIGATTFSLGAGLTCGANSSLGLGILYAGRVFSGLGTGVASNIIPIYISELSPPAIRGRLVGLYELGWQIGGMVGFWINYGVEAHVPSGHTQWIIPFAVQLIPSGLLLLGSMWIRESPRWLFLKDHRKEAMENLCWIRQLEPNDIYIQEEIAAIDKIYETQKATVGVGFWQPFQALAARPKLQWRLFLGCMLFFWQNGSGINAINYYSPTIFSSIGIDSNTVNLMTGIFGVIKAIMTFVWLLFLVDQLGRRKLLLIGAVTGSICMWVIGAYVCVVEPTKNPQDHLTGSGYAAIVFFYLWTAVYTPTWNGTPWVINSEFFDPNFRSLAGGATTASNWLFNFLVSRFTEQMFEAMGYGVYFFFASLSLLAFFFAFFLIPETSGVPLEKIDRLFEIKPVWRANETLMAQLRDEEVQFRTDAKGDATHKEHTGGVKAGTETDSS from the exons ATGGGGATTCTGGCAGTCGTCGAAGaacggccgacgccgccgtcggtcTACAACTGGCGCATATACGCCCTGGCGTGCATCGCATCCTGCGGATCCTGCATGATCGGGTACACGAGCGCCTTCATCGGGACAACCGTCGCGCTCGACTCCTTCAAGAGCGAATTCGGCCTCGACaggttgtcgacgacggaACGAAACCTGATCAGCGAGAACATCGTCTCCCTCTTCGTGGCCGGCGCCTTCTTCGGCGCCTTGCTCACCTACTGCCTCAGCCACTTCATCGGACGCAAGTGGTGCTTAGCGATCGGTGCCACCACCTTCTCTTTGGGCGCCGGTCTGACATGCGGCGCCAACAGTAGTCTTGGGCTTGGAATTCTCTATGCTGGGCGTGTGTTCTCAGGCTTGGGAACGGGAGTTGCGTCG AACATCATCCCGATCTACATTTCCGAACTATCACCGCCCGCGATTCGCGGCCGTCTCGTTGGTTTGTACGAACTTGGTTGGCAGATAGGCGGTATGGTGGGTTTCTGGATCAAC TACGGTGTTGAAGCACACGTACCCTCAGGCCACACCCAATGGATCATTCCTTTCGCCGTCCAGCTGATCCCCTCCGGCCTCCTTCTGCTCGGGTCGATGTGGATCCGGGAGTCACCCCGGTGGCTTTTCCTCAAGGACCACCGCAAAGAAGCCATGGAGAACCTGTGCTGGATTCGTCAGCTCGAACCTAACGATATCTACATTCAAGAGGAGATTGCCGCCATCGACAAGATCTATGAGACGCAAAAGGCCACTGTCGGTGTCGGATTCTGGCAGCCATTCCAGGCCTTGGCTGCTCGCCCGAAACTGCAGTGGCGATTGTTCCTAGGATGCATGCTGTTCTTCTGGCAAAACGGAAGTGGTATCAACGCGATCAACTACTACTCTCCGACCATCTTCTCA AGCATTGGAATCGACTCGAACACCGTCAACCTGATGACTGGTATTTTCGGTGtcatcaaggccatcatGACCTTCGTGTGGCTGCTTTTCCTCGTCGATCAGCTTGGAAGACGCAAACTCTTGCTCATTGGTGCAGTAACTGGATCGATCTGCATGTGGGTTATCGGCGCATATGTATGCGTCGTTGAACCGACCAAGAACCCCCAGGATCACTTGACAGGCAGCGGTTACGCagccatcgtcttcttctaTCTCTGGACGGCGGTTTACACTCCGACGTGGAACGGTACTCCTTGGGTTATCAACTCT GAATTCTTCGACCCGAACTTCCGCTCCCTTGCCGGAGGTGCGACAACAGCTAGCAACTGGCTGTTCAACTTTCTCGTTTCGCGGTTCACGGAACAGATGTTCGAAGCCATGGGCTATGGCgtctacttcttcttcgcaTCACTGTCACtcctggccttcttcttcgccttctttCTCATTCCCGAGACCAGTGGAGTCCCGCTTGAGAAGATTGATAGGCTTTTTGAGATCAAACCAGTGTGGAGGGCGAACGAGACATTGATGGCCCAGCTTAGAGACGAGGAGGTTCAGTTCCGGACTGACGCCAAGGGCGACGCCACTCACAAAGAGCATACCGGTGGCGTCAAAGCCGGTACGGAAACGGACTCTAGCTAG
- a CDS encoding TRI15 protein, translated as MSLSPSPETTSIPTSSKESIDSPNMAMQPFTPGQCLFCPKPSPSFADSVIHMQKSHGLFIPHQQHLVVDLETLFKYLHLVIFGYRECIHCGTERTTVQAVQQHMTGKGHCRFDVSERDSEFSEFYDFSEPEDEAGSDAESDGDDTGPEETVPYPGRKPVMADEDSIRLPSGKIISRQSTAQAGPSFTQLRRRNRNAALQLEHTMAEAADEEGSGREGPDSDTPDTRLLSRRERRERATMTYQMANMSANDRNSLMHLPAAEQRSLLAAQHRNAEKVQKEEKRRQSKVDRKGNKNLYAYWHTETPVYQCG; from the coding sequence ATGAGTCTTTCACCAAGCCCGGAAACCACCTCTATACCCACATCCTCCAAGGAGTCAATCGACTCTCCCAACATGGCGATGCAGCCATTCACACCAGGGCAATGTCTCTTCTGCCCCAAACCCTCACCAAGCTTCGCCGACAGCGTGATACACATGCAAAAGTCACACGGCCTATTCATCCCGCATCAGCAACACCTGGTAGTCGACCTCGAGACCCTGTTCAAGTACCTTCATCTCGTCATCTTCGGGTACCGGGAATGCATTCATTGCGGGACGGAAAGAACCACCGTCCAGGCCGTACAACAGCACATGACCGGCAAGGGCCACTGCAGATTCGATGTATCAGAACGAGACTCCGAGTTTTCTGAGTTTTACGACTTCTCCGAACCAGAAGATGAAGCCGGAAGTGATGCCGagagcgacggcgacgacacggGTCCGGAAGAGACGGTGCCATACCCAGGCCGAAAGCCAGTcatggccgacgaggactCGATCCGTTTACCGTCGGGTAAAATCATATCGAGACAGTCAACAGCGCAAGCAGGGCCTTCTTTCACGCAGTTACGCCGCCGAAACCGGAACGCCGCTTTACAACTAGAACACACCATGGcggaggccgccgatgaggagggaTCCGGCAGAGAGGGGCCCGACTCGGACACTCCCGACACACGGCTGTTGTcaaggagagagaggcgagagagggcgacgatgacgtaTCAGATGGCCAACATGAGCGCCAACGACCGGAACAGCTTGATGCACCTGCCCGCGGCTGAGCAGCGGTCGTTACTAGCGGCTCAGCACAGGAACGCGGAAAAGGtgcagaaggaggagaagaggaggcagAGCAAGGTGGACCGCAAGGGGAACAAGAATCTGTATGCTTATTGGCACACGGAAACACCTGTATACCAGTGTGGCTAG
- a CDS encoding Coq5 family produces the protein MQTQTASETTSHSRLYLNPPGLNPAADKANHTNLWRNPEVGKIYRNTEHVNAPLVPPLLDACGLTEEAMASLERPIEVLDMCCGAGVVSAQIQTMLKRAGMADKGMVKLTCSDSSAAQLEYVKYRIQADGWVDSKVVQADIACLPFESNSFDFIVVGMALMAVAEPYTGLSELLRILKPGGRVATSTWAVEGWVAATCEAVADLSLPNQKPVPWPRESTQLTRLWAPGPWDSDYFTAAMYNATGFVDIRSDTLPDPVSFESAEQFCAVYQGLHFGTMEKYWSKEQKEKLSPRLAETFTGYLRKKYHGGPFGFERSTVVASGSKPLK, from the exons aTGCAAACCCAGACCGCCTCCGAGACCACCAGCCACTCCAGGCTCTACTTGAACCCCCCGGGCCTGAACCCGGCGGCGGACAAGGCCAACCACACCAACCTCTGGAGAAACCCAGAGGTAGGGAAGATCTACAGGAACACGGAGCATGTCAACGCCCCGCTCGTCCCGCCGCTGCTCGACGCCTGCGGCCTGACCGAGGAggcgatggcctcgctcGAGCGGCCCATCGAGGTCTTGGACATGTGCTGCGGGGCCGGCGTGGTCTCCGCCCAGATCCAGACGATGTTGAAGAGAGCGGGCATGGCAGACAAGGGGATGGTTAAGTTGACGTGCTCGGATTCCAGCGCGGCGCAGCTGGAGTATGTCAAATATCGGATCCAAGCGGATGGCTGGGTTGATTCCAAGGTCGTCCAGGCTGATATTGCC TGCCTCCCTTTTGAGTCGAACAGTTTCGATTTCATCGTTGTTGGCATGGCTCTCATGGCCGTTGCCGAGCCTTACACGGGTCTCTCCG AACTACTCCGCATACTGAAGCcgggcggccgcgtcgcGACCTCGACATGGGCCGTCGAGGGATGGGTCGCCGCGACCTGCGAGGCCGTCGCGGACCTCAGCCTGCCCAACCAGAAGCCCGTCCCGTGGCCGCGGGAATCCACTCAACTCACCCGGCTCTGGGCGCCCGGCCCGTGGGACAGCGATTACTTCACAGCCGCCATGTATAACGCCACGGGCTTCGTGGACATCCGGTCGGATACCCTCCCCGACCCCGTCTCCTTCGAGAGCGCCGAGCAGTTCTGCGCCGTCTACCAGGGTCTCCACTTCGGCACGATGGAGAAGTACTGGTCCAAGGAGCAGAAGGAGAAGCTGAGCCCCCGGCTGGCGGAGACTTTCACCGGGTATCTGCGGAAGAAGTATCATGGAGGGCCGTTCGGGTTTGAGAGATCCACTGTTGTTGCCAGTGGCAGTAAGCCGCTGAAATGA